The Kitasatospora albolonga nucleotide sequence GCGTACTGACGGGCGCGGGTGGCGACGGAGAGCAGCACGTCGTCCTGGCCCAGCCCGTTGCGGTCGGCGGTCTCGTCGCTCCAGGTCTGCCCGGAGCGTCCGGAGAAATCGCGTACGTACACGACGAAGAGCTGGATGCGCCGCTCCGCGTACAGCCGGTCGAGAGCGTCCTCCACCGCGTCCGTACGGCCCTGGAGGGCGCCGGTCCGGTCGGTGATCTGGCCGTCCCGGGAGAGCTCCACGGGGTCGTCGGCCCGGGCGCCCGCCGCCCCGGGGAGCGCGAGCCAGCCCAGGGCGAGGAGCGTGGCGAGCAGGCCGGTGAGCAGGGCCCTGCCCAGGGGCCCGCGCAGGGCCCTGCCGGGCGCGGCGCGCCAGTTTCGGTCCACGAATGGCGTCACGTTCGTGAGGCTATGTCCGGGTTCTGGCCCCCGCGACCGGAGCTTCGGCACCCCTCCCGTACGGGTCTGCGCTGTTCGGATGAAAGGGCGCGGCGGCCCGCGCGTCCGGGCTCGGAAGCCCCGGCCCCCTCCGCCTGATGGGCAAATGTAGAGAAACCGCAACAAGACAGGCCCCACGTGGGTGACCCGGCCGAAGCCTGGAGATGTCACATGACCGGCCTTCAGCTCTCCGTCGTCGTGCCGTGCTTCAACGAGGCCGAGGTGCTCGACACCTTCCACACCGCCCTGCTCACCGTCCTCGAAGGGCTCTCCACCCCCTTCGAGGTCTGCTACGTGGACGACGGCAGCAGCGACGCCACCCGGGAACTCCTCGCCACCCTCGCCCTGCGCGACGACCGGGTCCACTACACCGCCTTCAGCCGCAACTTCGGCAAGGAGGCCGCCATGCTCGCCGGACTGCGCATGTCGCGCGGCGCGGCGGTGGTCATCATGGACGCCGACCTCCAGCACCCGCCCGAGCTGATCCCCCGCATGCTCGAACTGCACCGGCACGGCTACGACCAGGTCATCCCGCGCCGCGACCGGGCGGGCGAGGGCGTGGTGCGCGCCACGCTCAGCCACACGTACTACGCCCTGGTGCGGCGGTGCATGGACGTGGAGCTGATCGACGGCTCCGGCGACTTCCGGCTGCTCTCCCGGCGGGCCGTGGCGAGCGTCCTCTCCCTGCCCGAGAGCAACCGCTTCTCCAAGGGGATCTTCTCCTGGATCGGTTTCGACACCGTCAGCTTCCGCTACCGCAACAGCGAGCGGGCGGCCGGCCGGTCGAAGTGGGGGAGCAGACGGCTGCTGAACTACGGCATCGACGGGCTCCTCTCCTTCAACAACCGCCCCCTCCGCCTCGCCATCTACACCGGCTTCTGGGTCTTCGTCTCGGCCCTGGCGTACGCGCTGTGGACGGTGGTCACCGTGGTCCTGCACGGCGCGGACACCCCGGGGTACGCGACCCTCCTCACCGCCGTCGTCGCGCTGAGCGGCATCCAGCTGGTCACCCTGGGGGTGATCGGCGAGTACGTGGGCCGCATCTACCACGAGACGAAACACCGCCCGCCGTACGTGGTGCGGGAGACCGATGCGACCTGCCGGACCCTGCCGGGCCGCCACCACCGCGTACCGTCCGGGCAGCTGGTGATCGGCGGGCCCGGCGAGCGGCCCGCCCCCTCCACCCGTTCCCGTACGGCGCGCCAGTTCGGCAGCTTCGTCCTCATCGGCTTCGTGAACACCGCCGTCTACCTGTGTGTCTACGCCACGCTCAACCGCTGGATTCCCTACCTCGTGGCCCATGCGCTGGGGTACGCGGTCAGCATCGTCTGCTCGTTCCTCCTCAACTCCTACGTCACCTGCCGGACGCGACCGACCTGGCACGCGTTCGTCCGCTTCCCCCTCTCCAGCCTGGTCAACCTGGTGGCGTCCGGAGCACTGCTCTACGGCGCGGTCAGTGGTCTCGGGATGGACAAGAACCTGGCCGCGCTGGCGGCCGGGGTCATCGTCACGCCGATCTCGTTCCTGCTGGCCCGCTGGGCGATCATGTCGGGCCGCCGCGCCCGGTCTTCCGGGACCCCCGAGAACTCCGCGACCTCCGGAGCCTCCGGGACATCCGTGCAGGAGCGGGCGGCCCAGCCGCTGTCCGGCCGGCCGGTGACCGACCGGCCCCTCTCCTCACGGACGCCCCCACGCCCTTCGGCGGCGGCCCCCCAGACCCCCGTGCGCTCCTCCGAGGAACGGTGATACGACGGATGACCGACAGCACCCCGGAATCCGCCGTGTCGGAGAGCCGGAGGGACACGTCCGGGAGTACGGCCAGGGATACGGCTGAGCAACAGGGACACGGCTCAGCCCCCCGCGACGACCGCTCCCGGAACGCACGCTCCCGCGACGAGCACTCCCGCGACGCACGCCCCCAGGACTCCCGCCCCCGGGACCCACGCCCCCAGGACTCCCGCCACCGGGACCCACGCCCCCAGGACCCCCGCCCCTGGACCGCGCTCTGGGTCACCGCCCTCGCGCTCCCGCCCCTCGCCCTGCTCGCCGCCGCCTCCTGGTTCGGCCGGTGGGTGCGGCCCAGCGCCGACGACTGGTGCTTCCTCCCCGCCGTACGGGACGACGGCATCACCGGCCTGGTCGGGAAGTTCTACTTCGACGACAACGGGCGTGTCGCCAACGCGCTGCTCGTCGGCGCCTACGCGAAGTTCCAGGTCGCCGGGCACCAGTGGTACCCCGTCATCAGCGGGGTGCTGGTGCTCGCGGTCCTCTGGGCGGTGACGGTCGTCGCGCTGCGCCGGGGCGGGATCACGGTGCCGCGCGGGCTGCCGCTGCTGGTCGCGGCGATGGTGACCGCGCTGTTCCTGTTCGTCACGCCGAACACGTACAAGACGTTCTACTGGCCCGCCGCCTCCGTCTCGCACACCCTGCCACCGGTCCTGGCCTGCGCCGCGCTGATCCCGCTGCTGCTCGCCCGTACCCGCCGGGGCCGGGGGTTCGCCCTCGCCACCGTCCTGGTCGCGGGCGCGTTCCTCGCCACGCTCTCGGAGGAGACGGCGATCGTGGTGGTGATGGTGCTGCTGGCCACGCTGCTGCTGAGCGTCCGGCTGGTCCCCGCCGCTGAACGGGGGTTCGTCCGCCTGTGGTGCGGGGCGGGCATCGCCGGAACGGTGGCGGGCGCCCTCGTCCTCATCACCTCACCCGGCTCCACCCGCCGCCGGGAACGGTTCGGCGCGGAGACCACCTCGCTGCTCGCCCCGGACTCGCTCGCCGCCTCGCTGCGCGCCTTCGCGGAGATCACGGTCCAGACGGTCACCACCTGGCAGTACGTGGGCGCGGTCGCCGTCGGCGTACTCCTCGGCCTGCTCTGCGCCCACCGCGACGGCCGCACCCCCGCCCCGCCCGCCCACGGGCCCCTGCTCGTCTGGACCGCCCTGCTCACGCTCCTGGTCTCCGGCTATCTGTGCACGGTGATCGCGTACCCGGTGTTCCAGGACCGGGTGAGCGACCCGAGCGCCAACCGGCTCTGGAACGACTACCTCCTGCTGTACGTGGTCCTCCTCGTCGGAGCCGGGGCGCTGGGCGGCCTCGCGGTGCGGCGGTACGTAGGCCGTACGGCCGCGGTCAAGGCCGTATGCGCCGCGCTCTGCGTCCTGGTCTGCTTCGGCCCGGCGGTCTCGCTGCTCAACCTGGACACCAACATGCGGGCCCGGGCGGAGAAGTGGGACGCGCAGGACCGGCGGCTGCGGGAGGGCGCGGCGGACGGCGAGCGCGTGATGCCGTACGAACGGCTCGTCATCAGCGCCATGCTGGAGCCGTTCAGCCGGGGCGGGGCCAACTACTGGCCCGGTGGGTGCGTGGCGGACTTCTACGGGCTGGAGCGGGTGACGGACGGGGCGCGAACGCCTACTCCTTCGGGCGCTCCCGGTGCTCCCGGCCCTTCCGGTGCTCCTGGTCCTGGCGTTCCTCCTCATCCTTCCGGGAGTTGAGCCGGGCGGCCCGCCGGGTCAGATGGTCACGCTCGGCAGTGTTCTGCGCCTTGCGGGCGGCCTCGGCGTACAGCTTCGCCGCCGTCTCCAGGTCCCCGTCGCGCTCATGGAGGTACGCGGACACCGCCGCGTACCGGGGCAGCGAACCGTCCAGCTCCGCGAGGGCGGCGAGCCCGGCGCGCGCCCCGTCCGCCTCGCCCACGGCCACCGCGCGGTTGAGCCGGACGACCGGACTGCCGGTCAGCCGCACCAGCTCGTCGTACCACTCCACGATCTGCACCCAGTCGGTCTCCCCGGCGGTGGGCGCGTCGGCGTGGAGCGCGGCGACGGCGGCCTGGGCCTGGTACTCGCCCAGCCGGTCGCGCGCGAGGGCCGCCTGAAGGATGCGCACCCCCTCCGCGATCGCCTGGGTGTCCCACTGCCCCCGGTCCTGCTCGGCGAGCGGCACCAGGCTGCCGTCGGGCCCGGTGCGGGCGGCGCGCCGGGCCTGGTGGAGCAGCATCAGGGCGAGCAGCCCCGCCACCTCCGGGTGGTCGATCACGGCCGCGAGCTGCCGGGTGAGCCGGATGGCCTCGGCGGCGAGGTCGACATCGCCGGAGTACCCCTCGTTGAAGACCAGGTAGAGGACGCGCAGCACGGTGGAGACATCGCCGGCCCGGTCGAACCGCACACCGGAGACCGTGCGCTTGGCCCGGCTGATCCTCTGCGCCATCGTCGCCTCGGGCACCAGATAGGCGCGGGCGATCTGCCGGGTGGTGAGCCCGCCGACCGCGCGCAGGGTGAGCGCGACGGCGGACGAGGGCGTGAGGGAGGGGTGCGCGCAGAGGAAGTAGAGCCGGAGCGTGTCGTCGGTCCCGGGGGCGGGACCGGGCGGCGGCTCCTCCTCCACGAGGTCCTCGCGCCGCCGCCGGGAGGCATCGGCCCGCGTCGCGTCGAGGAACCGCCGCCAGGCCACGGTGACCAGCCACCC carries:
- a CDS encoding sugar transferase — encoded protein: MTGLQLSVVVPCFNEAEVLDTFHTALLTVLEGLSTPFEVCYVDDGSSDATRELLATLALRDDRVHYTAFSRNFGKEAAMLAGLRMSRGAAVVIMDADLQHPPELIPRMLELHRHGYDQVIPRRDRAGEGVVRATLSHTYYALVRRCMDVELIDGSGDFRLLSRRAVASVLSLPESNRFSKGIFSWIGFDTVSFRYRNSERAAGRSKWGSRRLLNYGIDGLLSFNNRPLRLAIYTGFWVFVSALAYALWTVVTVVLHGADTPGYATLLTAVVALSGIQLVTLGVIGEYVGRIYHETKHRPPYVVRETDATCRTLPGRHHRVPSGQLVIGGPGERPAPSTRSRTARQFGSFVLIGFVNTAVYLCVYATLNRWIPYLVAHALGYAVSIVCSFLLNSYVTCRTRPTWHAFVRFPLSSLVNLVASGALLYGAVSGLGMDKNLAALAAGVIVTPISFLLARWAIMSGRRARSSGTPENSATSGASGTSVQERAAQPLSGRPVTDRPLSSRTPPRPSAAAPQTPVRSSEER